Below is a genomic region from Fusobacterium sp. IOR10.
AAATTTCACCATTCTTTAAAAATAAAACCCTATCTAAAATAACTTCAAATTCTTTTATTAGGTGACTTGATATAATAATAGTTTTTTTCTCATTTAATTCACTTGAAATTAAGTTAACTATCTTATCTCGACTAACTGGATCCACACCATTTAATGGTTCATCTAATAGATATAGTGGAACATCCCTTGATAAAGTTAGAGCTATTTTCAATCTAACCTTTTGACCAGTACTAAGGGAAGAAACTTTTTCTTCTAAACCAACTTGCATTTCCCCAATTAATTTAATTGCTTTTTCTCTATTAAAATCCTTATAGAAATCCCTATAAAAATCAATTGCATCTATAACCTTCATCCACTTATAAAAATAATCCTCTGTTGGTTGATAGGCAATTTTATATCTAGTTTTTAAATTATAATTTTCCCCTTGAAATAAAATCTCTCCACTTGTTTTTTGAATTAGTCCAACTAAAATTTTCATAAATGTTGACTTTCCACTTCCATTTGGTCCAACTAATCCGTAGATATATCCTTTTTTTAGTTGGAGATTAAAATTATTTAAAACTTTTTTCTTGAAAAATCCTTTTTTTAAATTTTTAACTTCAAGTAACATATTTCCTCCTATTTTAAAATTTCTAATATTTCTTCCTTAGAGTAACCTAAGTCATACATACCATTAAAAAAATCTTCAATTATTTTATTTCCCATACTATCCTTTAATTCATTTAAAATTTTCTCATCCTCTGTTATAAATGTTCCAAGGCCTCTCTTTGTAAAAGTAATTTTTTCCTGCTCTAGCTCTTTATATACTCTGGTAATAGTATTTGGATTAACTTGAAATTTTTGTGCCATTTCCCTTGTGGATGGCAGCTTTTCTCCTAATATTATATTTTTTTTAATAATATCCTTTTTAATAATACTTTTTATTTGCATATAAATAGGCAACTTATTATTATACTCCATAGAACCTCCTCACTAGTGTACTAGTTAGATAGTACACTAGTCTTTGTGAAAAGTCAAGGTCTTATTTTGTAAAAACATTTTTAATTTTTTTAATCAAATCTTAATTAAATTATAGTATTCTAATGGAAGAAGAAAATATTTTTATTAATAAATTTTTTTATAATAAGGGAGGACATATGAAAAGTGAAAAAAAAGATTTAATATATCTTTTTTTAGTTAGCACAATATCTTTTTTTTCTAGTTTATGGGCTAGCAAAGCAGATTTAATGGAAGCTAGAAATTTTGTTACAGCAAGGGAAATGGTAAGAAGTGGAAATTGGCTTATTCCCACAATGAATGGACAGTTTAGATTTGAAAAGCCACCATTTCCAACATGGATCACAGGTATATTTATGAAAATATTTGGTACAACAACTAATGAATTTATATTAAGAATACCAGTGGCATTACTTAGTATAGGAATGATATTTTTAATATATTACCTTGTTAAATTAGGAACAAATAATCATAGACTAGCTTATATTACAGGTTTAGTAACTTCCACAACTTTTATGTTAATAAAGCTTGGAAATAAAAATACCTGGGATATGTTTGGATATGTACTTATGCTTGGATTTTTAACCTTTATTTTTAAAGGATTAAAAGAAAGTAACAATAAAAATTTTTTAATTGCCAGTTTATTTTTAGGGTGCTCACTTCTAAGCAAGGGGCCAATTCCTTTATATGGAATGGGATTACCTTTTTTTGGAGCATATATATTTGTATATGGATTTAAAGATATAAGAAAAAACTTTTGGAAATTATTGTTGTCAATATTTGTAGGAATTATCATTGCAGGTATTTGGCCTCTTTTAATGATAATACATGAAAAAAATATCTTTATAAAAGTTATGAATAAGGAAGCTTCAACTTGGACAAATAAACATGTTCGATCAATTTTTTATTATCTTGATTATTTTATTTATACAGGGGTTTGGATAATATTTGTACTAGCTTCTTTTTATAAAAAATGGGTTAAAACAAAAATTCAAAATAAAGATTTTTTTTCCTTCTTATTTTTCTGGAATTTTTTAGCTTTAATCTTGCTTTCCCTTATTAAAATGAAAAAGGATAGATATGCTATTCCCATGTATATTTTATCCCCTATGATGGGAGCACATTTAATTGACTACTACTTAAATAAAAATTGGTCAGAAATTTTTAAAAAAGAAAAAATATTTCTCAAACTTCATTTTTTAATTGTGACAATAATTGCATTTGGAATTCCTATTCTTTTTTATATTAAAGGTTATACAAAGGGATATATAGGAACCTTTTATTTTGCCTTTGTAGGTTTTGGTTTTTTATACTTGGGACATATTTTTATACAAGTTATTTTTGAAAAGGAAAATCTCAAAAAGGGATTATACGCAACTGGGGTTTTAATGCTTTTTACAAGCATTTCAACAACATGGTTTGTTCAAAGAATAGTGATGGATGGAGTAAGGGATAAATATCTTCCCCTTAGTATTTTAAAGGATCAAGAGCAAATAACCTTACCTGTACTCACTATGGATAGTGATGAAATTTTAAATGTTTGGAATGTTGGGGAAAAAATAGTGAAAATAAAAAACAGTTCTAATTTACCTAAGGAATTTCTATTACTAGAAGAATCAGATAAAAGCCTTGTTTTAAAAAGATTTTATCCAAAATATAAATTGGAAAATTTTGGAACTTATTATAAGTATGAAGACGAAGATAAATTAATATATTTATACCATGTGAAAAAAAGCTAAGTGACAAAAGGGAGATACAATTAATTGTATCTCCCTTTTATTAACTAAACTATTTATTTCTCATACAATGAACAGCAATTTTTTCATCCATGTGTTTTGTTATACATTCTAAACAATTTCCATGTAAAGGACATTCAGCTGGACATGTACATCTTTCATTTAATTTTTTTTCCATTTTTAATAAAACACCTCCTTTTTCTTTATTTTATAGGAATGATTATTTCTATAACTTCACCAACTCCTCCTTTTAAGTGGAGCTTTTCCTTATTGGATATCTCTATGGAATCTCCTATTATTTCATAGGAATTTTTATTTATAAATTCTAGGAGCTTTATATAACTATCCTTTAAATTTTCAAATAAACCCTTATGAGTAATAGTTGCATATTTTTTTATGTTTTTTTTCAATATAATCTCATGATATTTTTCATCAATTTCATTGTTTTTAACTATGGCTCCCACATATTTTAAAGGACATATTTCTAGTTTTTTTAAATTAGTTATATCCACCACAGCTAAATGTCTATTTGATTTAATATTATAATCTTGTAATTTTTTATAGGCTTTTTCAACTTGCATATATTTATAGGGAGCTTCAACCTTTAACAATAACATATTAAGGGAAATATTCTCTCCTGCCCTTGCCTTTAAACCACTGGAAGATTTTACCCTTTGTAATTCATTATATTTTATTTTTACTATTTCTATGGATCCCCTTAGAGTCTCTATTTTATCTTCCATTATTTTTATTTTTTCCTTTAAAAATTCTTGGCTTTCTTCCACAGTTTCACAATTTGTATATTTTTTTATTTCATTTAATGAAAATCCTGAGTTTTTAAGAGCTATTAGAAATCTCAACACATATATTTGATGTTCTGAATAATATCTATAGTTATTTTCTGGATCCACGTAATCAGGCTTAAATAAATTTATTTGATCATAATATACTAATGTTCTTCTTGAAATATTGAAAATACTAGCTATTTCATTAAT
It encodes:
- a CDS encoding glycosyltransferase family 39 protein; this translates as MKSEKKDLIYLFLVSTISFFSSLWASKADLMEARNFVTAREMVRSGNWLIPTMNGQFRFEKPPFPTWITGIFMKIFGTTTNEFILRIPVALLSIGMIFLIYYLVKLGTNNHRLAYITGLVTSTTFMLIKLGNKNTWDMFGYVLMLGFLTFIFKGLKESNNKNFLIASLFLGCSLLSKGPIPLYGMGLPFFGAYIFVYGFKDIRKNFWKLLLSIFVGIIIAGIWPLLMIIHEKNIFIKVMNKEASTWTNKHVRSIFYYLDYFIYTGVWIIFVLASFYKKWVKTKIQNKDFFSFLFFWNFLALILLSLIKMKKDRYAIPMYILSPMMGAHLIDYYLNKNWSEIFKKEKIFLKLHFLIVTIIAFGIPILFYIKGYTKGYIGTFYFAFVGFGFLYLGHIFIQVIFEKENLKKGLYATGVLMLFTSISTTWFVQRIVMDGVRDKYLPLSILKDQEQITLPVLTMDSDEILNVWNVGEKIVKIKNSSNLPKEFLLLEESDKSLVLKRFYPKYKLENFGTYYKYEDEDKLIYLYHVKKS
- a CDS encoding GntR family transcriptional regulator → MEYNNKLPIYMQIKSIIKKDIIKKNIILGEKLPSTREMAQKFQVNPNTITRVYKELEQEKITFTKRGLGTFITEDEKILNELKDSMGNKIIEDFFNGMYDLGYSKEEILEILK
- a CDS encoding ABC transporter ATP-binding protein — translated: MLLEVKNLKKGFFKKKVLNNFNLQLKKGYIYGLVGPNGSGKSTFMKILVGLIQKTSGEILFQGENYNLKTRYKIAYQPTEDYFYKWMKVIDAIDFYRDFYKDFNREKAIKLIGEMQVGLEEKVSSLSTGQKVRLKIALTLSRDVPLYLLDEPLNGVDPVSRDKIVNLISSELNEKKTIIISSHLIKEFEVILDRVLFLKNGEILFDKDCEELRLEKNMSVNDFYKTIYD
- a CDS encoding MerR family transcriptional regulator — translated: MEKKYKINEIASIFNISRRTLVYYDQINLFKPDYVDPENNYRYYSEHQIYVLRFLIALKNSGFSLNEIKKYTNCETVEESQEFLKEKIKIMEDKIETLRGSIEIVKIKYNELQRVKSSSGLKARAGENISLNMLLLKVEAPYKYMQVEKAYKKLQDYNIKSNRHLAVVDITNLKKLEICPLKYVGAIVKNNEIDEKYHEIILKKNIKKYATITHKGLFENLKDSYIKLLEFINKNSYEIIGDSIEISNKEKLHLKGGVGEVIEIIIPIK